In Leptospira langatensis, a single window of DNA contains:
- a CDS encoding RNA pyrophosphohydrolase: MDKPYRKNVGMVVFNSKGEVLVGERLNFKGSWQFPQGGIDEGEEPKAAAERELFEEVGIRTAEIVHEYPTWIEYDFPETLKLSSNLKKYKGQTQKWYLMYWDGRAEDCDLEVHEREFEKVRFIPFQDCLSTVVPFKRDVYEKLLIEFEPRIKTYLASR, encoded by the coding sequence ATGGATAAGCCTTATAGAAAGAACGTAGGAATGGTGGTCTTTAACTCCAAAGGAGAGGTCTTGGTAGGAGAGCGCTTGAATTTCAAAGGCTCCTGGCAATTTCCTCAAGGCGGGATCGACGAAGGAGAAGAACCAAAGGCCGCAGCTGAAAGAGAATTGTTCGAAGAGGTAGGCATTCGAACTGCGGAGATTGTCCATGAGTATCCGACTTGGATCGAGTATGACTTCCCTGAGACCTTAAAGTTAAGCTCCAATTTAAAGAAATACAAGGGCCAAACCCAAAAATGGTACTTAATGTATTGGGATGGAAGAGCGGAAGACTGCGATCTGGAAGTACATGAAAGGGAATTCGAAAAAGTTCGCTTCATTCCATTCCAAGATTGCCTCTCGACCGTGGTACCTTTCAAAAGAGATGTGTATGAAAAGCTCTTAATTGAATTCGAACCTAGGATCAAAACGTACTTGGCGAGTCGATAA
- a CDS encoding bacitracin resistance protein BacA gives MDQPNFYVPPVGPPASNPKLHTLFAILGEAKIRELVSLFYAKIPSSDIAFMFPQDLEESIVKSADFLIQVLGGPSYYVQKYGPPRMRARHLPFPIDEKARRTWLSCYRKAIKEWDAGEEEKEILWKFLEDFSAWMVNKASSND, from the coding sequence ATGGATCAACCGAATTTCTATGTTCCTCCAGTAGGACCTCCTGCATCGAATCCTAAACTTCATACCTTGTTTGCCATCTTAGGCGAGGCTAAGATCCGAGAGTTAGTCTCTTTGTTCTATGCAAAGATCCCGTCTAGCGATATTGCCTTTATGTTTCCCCAAGATCTAGAAGAAAGCATCGTGAAATCCGCAGACTTTTTGATCCAAGTCTTGGGAGGACCTTCTTACTATGTGCAAAAGTACGGACCACCCAGAATGAGAGCGAGGCATCTTCCCTTCCCCATAGACGAGAAGGCAAGAAGGACCTGGTTGTCTTGCTACAGAAAGGCGATCAAGGAATGGGACGCGGGAGAAGAAGAGAAAGAAATTCTTTGGAAGTTTTTGGAGGATTTCTCCGCATGGATGGTAAATAAGGCTTCTTCAAACGACTAA
- a CDS encoding acylphosphatase yields MAAKNDTRAKIRIRGTVQGVGFRYFVLQRAQECRLKGYTMNLPTGEVEVVVEGDKVFIEDLYKAVQRGPSKAKVTEATIQWEEPKGSFRTFEIKR; encoded by the coding sequence ATGGCCGCAAAAAACGATACCAGGGCAAAAATCCGCATCCGAGGAACCGTACAAGGGGTCGGGTTTCGTTACTTCGTACTACAAAGAGCCCAAGAATGTCGCTTGAAAGGATACACAATGAACCTTCCTACCGGAGAAGTAGAAGTTGTGGTCGAAGGGGACAAGGTGTTTATCGAAGACCTGTACAAGGCGGTACAAAGAGGACCTTCTAAAGCAAAGGTTACGGAAGCCACCATTCAATGGGAAGAACCCAAGGGTTCCTTTAGAACATTCGAAATTAAACGTTAA